Proteins encoded together in one Microplitis mediator isolate UGA2020A chromosome 7, iyMicMedi2.1, whole genome shotgun sequence window:
- the LOC130671390 gene encoding diacylglycerol lipase-alpha isoform X6 yields MPGIVVFRRRWSVGSDDLVVPGAFLCIVHIIWITVLGVLLGIISWDRSIVCVLLLWNYILGYLIIFIISLAVELAICILSSRGSILDTVARAPIQHFIYIKLSLLLVETGWLCAGVTWLIYYYKSCSAVNEAKDIMLGLVICNWCILASVTITVWCTYDAAGRSWVKMKKYQRSMREAETRSGRMHYKRSGSRNRNWRQRKVIRAYQDSWDNRCRLLFCCMGNSDRNQNSFTDIARLLSDFFRDLDVVPSDVVAGLVLLRKFQKVERELIVKQRKNDTYEFLSGVPITPRTKFLSLTEDGDLIHFQAAIHYMHFALAAYGWPLFLINHKTGLCQLCTRLRCECFPCVKYNDDAIVIDDNCCQCNYAALRRMVDVGEVEVIYATFHVDIGETPFFVALDYTRQKVVISIRGTLSMKDVLTDLNAEAEVLPLTPPQEDWLGHKGMVQAAEYIRKKISNEGIITKALNKNPERGTDQFGLALVGHSLGAGTASILAILLRQEYPDLICFSYAPPGGLLSMPAQQYTQTFITSVVVGKDVVPRIGLRQMESLRADLINAIKRSVDAKWKTIACSVMCCGCGSVPTSAANLEAGGCIADYQRDKDQARAQTIVPSDSSIALTLHTPLYPPGKIIHVVRHHPNKGEQKYESRWRQLLRKREPVYQALWAEPGDFDEVLISPVMIQDHMPDNMLKALNKWLRVCGVD; encoded by the exons GATAACAGTCCTTGGagttctgttgggaataatctCTTGGGATCGAAGTATTGTTTGTGTCCTATTACTATGGAATTATATTCTTGGCTACCTCATCATCTTTATTATAAGTTTAGCTGTGGAATTAGCAATATGTATTTTATCAAGTCGAGGGAGTATTCTAGATACTGTAGCTCGTGCTCCTATTCagcattttatatatataaaacttt ctcTTCTGCTAGTAGAAACAGGATGGCTCTGCGCCGGTGTTACAtggttaatttattattataaaagttGTTCTGCTGTCAATGAAGCAAAAGATATTATGCTGG GCCTTGTTATATGCAACTGGTGTATTTTGGCATCAGTAACCATAACTGTTTGGTGTACATATGATGCAGCTGGAAGATCTTGGGtaaagatgaaaaaatatcaGCGTAGTATGAGAGAAGCTGAAACTAGAAGTGGTAGAATGCATTACAAACGCAGTGGCAGTCGTAATAGAAACTGGCGGCAACG aaaAGTTATTCGTGCTTATCAAGACAGTTGGGATAATAGATGTAGATTGCTCTTTTGCTGTATGGGCAACTCAGACAGGAATCAG aatTCTTTTACAGATATTGCAAGGCTtttgagtgatttttttcGTGATCTAGATGTTGTTCCTTCAGACGTTGTAGCTGGACTTGTATTACTAcgaaaattccaaaaagtTGAAAGAGAATTAATTGTAAAACAACGTAAAAATGACACATATGAATTTCTTTCTGGTGTTCCAATAACACCAAGAACAAAGTTTTTATCATTAACTGAAGATGGAGATTTGATACATTTCCAAGCTGCAATTCATTATATGCATTTTGCCTTAGCAGCCTACGGTTggccattatttttaataaatcataaaacaGGCCTTTGCCAATTATGTACAAG ATTAAGATGTGAATGTTTCCcatgtgtaaaatataatgatgACGCCATTGTAATTGATGACAATTGTTGCCAATGTAATTATGCGGCGCTTCGGCGTATGGTTGATGTAGGTGAAGTTGAAGTTATTTATGCAACTTTCCATGTAGATATTGGAGAAACTccattttttgttgcattaGATTATACAAGACAAAAG GTTGTTATTAGTATTCGTGGTACACTTAGTATGAAGGATGTTTTGACGGATTTAAATGCTGAAGCAGAAGTATTACCATTAACACCACCGCAGGAGGACTGGCTTGGACATAAAGGCATGGTTCAAGCTGCCGAAtacatacgaaaaaaaatatccaacgaAGGCATTATTACAAAAGCTTTAAACAAA AATCCAGAGAGAGGTACTGATCAATTTGGATTGGCACTGGTAGGTCATTCATTGGGTGCTGGGACTGCATCAATTCTTGCAATACTTCTTAGGCAGGAATACCCAGACCTGATATGTTTTTCGTATGCTCCACCGGGTGGTCTTTTGAGTATGCCAGCACAACAATATACCCAAACGTTTATTACATCAGTTGTTGTTGGAAAAGACGTAGTCCCGAGGATAGGTTTACGTCAAATGGAAAGTCTACGCGCGGATTTAATAAATGCTATCAAAAGAAGTGTCGATGCTAag tggaAGACTATTGCGTGTTCTGTGATGTGCTGTGGGTGCGGCTCAGTGCCAACGTCCGCAGCAAATTTAGAGGCAGGGGGATGTATAGCTGATTATCAAAGAGACAAAGATCAAGCAAGGGCGCAGACTATTGTTCCAAGTGATTCTAGTATTGCTCTCACGCTTCATACTCCACTTTATCCACCTGGTAAAATCATTCATGTGGTTCGACATCATCCAAACAAGGGAga gCAAAAATATGAATCGCGATGGAG gcaattatTACGAAAAAGAGAACCTGTTTATCAAGCTTTATGGGCAGAGCCAGGTGATTTTGATGAAGTTCTGATTAGTCCTGTAATGATACAGGATCACATGCCAGATAATATGCTCAAGGCGCTTAATAAG
- the LOC130671390 gene encoding diacylglycerol lipase-alpha isoform X7, giving the protein MPGIVVFRRRWSVGSDDLVVPGAFLCIVHIIWITVLGVLLGIISWDRSIVCVLLLWNYILGYLIIFIISLAVELAICILSSRGSILDTVARAPIQHFIYIKLSLLLVETGWLCAGVTWLIYYYKSCSAVNEAKDIMLGLVICNWCILASVTITVWCTYDAAGRSWVKMKKYQRSMREAETRSGRMHYKRSGSRNRNWRQRKVIRAYQDSWDNRCRLLFCCMGNSDRNQNSFTDIARLLSDFFRDLDVVPSDVVAGLVLLRKFQKVERELIVKQRKNDTYEFLSGVPITPRTKFLSLTEDGDLIHFQAAIHYMHFALAAYGWPLFLINHKTGLCQLCTRLRCECFPCVKYNDDAIVIDDNCCQCNYAALRRMVDVGEVEVIYATFHVDIGETPFFVALDYTRQKVVISIRGTLSMKDVLTDLNAEAEVLPLTPPQEDWLGHKGMVQAAEYIRKKISNEGIITKALNKNPERGTDQFGLALVGHSLGAGTASILAILLRQEYPDLICFSYAPPGGLLSMPAQQYTQTFITSVVVGKDVVPRIGLRQMESLRADLINAIKRSVDAKWKTIACSVMCCGCGSVPTSAANLEAGGCIADYQRDKDQARAQTIVPSDSSIALTLHTPLYPPGKIIHVVRHHPNKGEQKYESRWRQLLRKREPVYQALWAEPGDFDEVLISPVMIQDHMPDNMLKALNKL; this is encoded by the exons GATAACAGTCCTTGGagttctgttgggaataatctCTTGGGATCGAAGTATTGTTTGTGTCCTATTACTATGGAATTATATTCTTGGCTACCTCATCATCTTTATTATAAGTTTAGCTGTGGAATTAGCAATATGTATTTTATCAAGTCGAGGGAGTATTCTAGATACTGTAGCTCGTGCTCCTATTCagcattttatatatataaaacttt ctcTTCTGCTAGTAGAAACAGGATGGCTCTGCGCCGGTGTTACAtggttaatttattattataaaagttGTTCTGCTGTCAATGAAGCAAAAGATATTATGCTGG GCCTTGTTATATGCAACTGGTGTATTTTGGCATCAGTAACCATAACTGTTTGGTGTACATATGATGCAGCTGGAAGATCTTGGGtaaagatgaaaaaatatcaGCGTAGTATGAGAGAAGCTGAAACTAGAAGTGGTAGAATGCATTACAAACGCAGTGGCAGTCGTAATAGAAACTGGCGGCAACG aaaAGTTATTCGTGCTTATCAAGACAGTTGGGATAATAGATGTAGATTGCTCTTTTGCTGTATGGGCAACTCAGACAGGAATCAG aatTCTTTTACAGATATTGCAAGGCTtttgagtgatttttttcGTGATCTAGATGTTGTTCCTTCAGACGTTGTAGCTGGACTTGTATTACTAcgaaaattccaaaaagtTGAAAGAGAATTAATTGTAAAACAACGTAAAAATGACACATATGAATTTCTTTCTGGTGTTCCAATAACACCAAGAACAAAGTTTTTATCATTAACTGAAGATGGAGATTTGATACATTTCCAAGCTGCAATTCATTATATGCATTTTGCCTTAGCAGCCTACGGTTggccattatttttaataaatcataaaacaGGCCTTTGCCAATTATGTACAAG ATTAAGATGTGAATGTTTCCcatgtgtaaaatataatgatgACGCCATTGTAATTGATGACAATTGTTGCCAATGTAATTATGCGGCGCTTCGGCGTATGGTTGATGTAGGTGAAGTTGAAGTTATTTATGCAACTTTCCATGTAGATATTGGAGAAACTccattttttgttgcattaGATTATACAAGACAAAAG GTTGTTATTAGTATTCGTGGTACACTTAGTATGAAGGATGTTTTGACGGATTTAAATGCTGAAGCAGAAGTATTACCATTAACACCACCGCAGGAGGACTGGCTTGGACATAAAGGCATGGTTCAAGCTGCCGAAtacatacgaaaaaaaatatccaacgaAGGCATTATTACAAAAGCTTTAAACAAA AATCCAGAGAGAGGTACTGATCAATTTGGATTGGCACTGGTAGGTCATTCATTGGGTGCTGGGACTGCATCAATTCTTGCAATACTTCTTAGGCAGGAATACCCAGACCTGATATGTTTTTCGTATGCTCCACCGGGTGGTCTTTTGAGTATGCCAGCACAACAATATACCCAAACGTTTATTACATCAGTTGTTGTTGGAAAAGACGTAGTCCCGAGGATAGGTTTACGTCAAATGGAAAGTCTACGCGCGGATTTAATAAATGCTATCAAAAGAAGTGTCGATGCTAag tggaAGACTATTGCGTGTTCTGTGATGTGCTGTGGGTGCGGCTCAGTGCCAACGTCCGCAGCAAATTTAGAGGCAGGGGGATGTATAGCTGATTATCAAAGAGACAAAGATCAAGCAAGGGCGCAGACTATTGTTCCAAGTGATTCTAGTATTGCTCTCACGCTTCATACTCCACTTTATCCACCTGGTAAAATCATTCATGTGGTTCGACATCATCCAAACAAGGGAga gCAAAAATATGAATCGCGATGGAG gcaattatTACGAAAAAGAGAACCTGTTTATCAAGCTTTATGGGCAGAGCCAGGTGATTTTGATGAAGTTCTGATTAGTCCTGTAATGATACAGGATCACATGCCAGATAATATGCTCAAGGCGCTTAATAAG
- the LOC130671390 gene encoding diacylglycerol lipase-alpha isoform X5, giving the protein MPGIVVFRRRWSVGSDDLVVPGAFLCIVHIIWITVLGVLLGIISWDRSIVCVLLLWNYILGYLIIFIISLAVELAICILSSRGSILDTVARAPIQHFIYIKLSLLLVETGWLCAGVTWLIYYYKSCSAVNEAKDIMLGLVICNWCILASVTITVWCTYDAAGRSWVKMKKYQRSMREAETRSGRMHYKRSGSRNRNWRQRKVIRAYQDSWDNRCRLLFCCMGNSDRNQNSFTDIARLLSDFFRDLDVVPSDVVAGLVLLRKFQKVERELIVKQRKNDTYEFLSGVPITPRTKFLSLTEDGDLIHFQAAIHYMHFALAAYGWPLFLINHKTGLCQLCTRLRCECFPCVKYNDDAIVIDDNCCQCNYAALRRMVDVGEVEVIYATFHVDIGETPFFVALDYTRQKVVISIRGTLSMKDVLTDLNAEAEVLPLTPPQEDWLGHKGMVQAAEYIRKKISNEGIITKALNKNPERGTDQFGLALVGHSLGAGTASILAILLRQEYPDLICFSYAPPGGLLSMPAQQYTQTFITSVVVGKDVVPRIGLRQMESLRADLINAIKRSVDAKWKTIACSVMCCGCGSVPTSAANLEAGGCIADYQRDKDQARAQTIVPSDSSIALTLHTPLYPPGKIIHVVRHHPNKGEQKYESRWRQLLRKREPVYQALWAEPGDFDEVLISPVMIQDHMPDNMLKALNKMNRINFKVKIRVVELLSV; this is encoded by the exons GATAACAGTCCTTGGagttctgttgggaataatctCTTGGGATCGAAGTATTGTTTGTGTCCTATTACTATGGAATTATATTCTTGGCTACCTCATCATCTTTATTATAAGTTTAGCTGTGGAATTAGCAATATGTATTTTATCAAGTCGAGGGAGTATTCTAGATACTGTAGCTCGTGCTCCTATTCagcattttatatatataaaacttt ctcTTCTGCTAGTAGAAACAGGATGGCTCTGCGCCGGTGTTACAtggttaatttattattataaaagttGTTCTGCTGTCAATGAAGCAAAAGATATTATGCTGG GCCTTGTTATATGCAACTGGTGTATTTTGGCATCAGTAACCATAACTGTTTGGTGTACATATGATGCAGCTGGAAGATCTTGGGtaaagatgaaaaaatatcaGCGTAGTATGAGAGAAGCTGAAACTAGAAGTGGTAGAATGCATTACAAACGCAGTGGCAGTCGTAATAGAAACTGGCGGCAACG aaaAGTTATTCGTGCTTATCAAGACAGTTGGGATAATAGATGTAGATTGCTCTTTTGCTGTATGGGCAACTCAGACAGGAATCAG aatTCTTTTACAGATATTGCAAGGCTtttgagtgatttttttcGTGATCTAGATGTTGTTCCTTCAGACGTTGTAGCTGGACTTGTATTACTAcgaaaattccaaaaagtTGAAAGAGAATTAATTGTAAAACAACGTAAAAATGACACATATGAATTTCTTTCTGGTGTTCCAATAACACCAAGAACAAAGTTTTTATCATTAACTGAAGATGGAGATTTGATACATTTCCAAGCTGCAATTCATTATATGCATTTTGCCTTAGCAGCCTACGGTTggccattatttttaataaatcataaaacaGGCCTTTGCCAATTATGTACAAG ATTAAGATGTGAATGTTTCCcatgtgtaaaatataatgatgACGCCATTGTAATTGATGACAATTGTTGCCAATGTAATTATGCGGCGCTTCGGCGTATGGTTGATGTAGGTGAAGTTGAAGTTATTTATGCAACTTTCCATGTAGATATTGGAGAAACTccattttttgttgcattaGATTATACAAGACAAAAG GTTGTTATTAGTATTCGTGGTACACTTAGTATGAAGGATGTTTTGACGGATTTAAATGCTGAAGCAGAAGTATTACCATTAACACCACCGCAGGAGGACTGGCTTGGACATAAAGGCATGGTTCAAGCTGCCGAAtacatacgaaaaaaaatatccaacgaAGGCATTATTACAAAAGCTTTAAACAAA AATCCAGAGAGAGGTACTGATCAATTTGGATTGGCACTGGTAGGTCATTCATTGGGTGCTGGGACTGCATCAATTCTTGCAATACTTCTTAGGCAGGAATACCCAGACCTGATATGTTTTTCGTATGCTCCACCGGGTGGTCTTTTGAGTATGCCAGCACAACAATATACCCAAACGTTTATTACATCAGTTGTTGTTGGAAAAGACGTAGTCCCGAGGATAGGTTTACGTCAAATGGAAAGTCTACGCGCGGATTTAATAAATGCTATCAAAAGAAGTGTCGATGCTAag tggaAGACTATTGCGTGTTCTGTGATGTGCTGTGGGTGCGGCTCAGTGCCAACGTCCGCAGCAAATTTAGAGGCAGGGGGATGTATAGCTGATTATCAAAGAGACAAAGATCAAGCAAGGGCGCAGACTATTGTTCCAAGTGATTCTAGTATTGCTCTCACGCTTCATACTCCACTTTATCCACCTGGTAAAATCATTCATGTGGTTCGACATCATCCAAACAAGGGAga gCAAAAATATGAATCGCGATGGAG gcaattatTACGAAAAAGAGAACCTGTTTATCAAGCTTTATGGGCAGAGCCAGGTGATTTTGATGAAGTTCTGATTAGTCCTGTAATGATACAGGATCACATGCCAGATAATATGCTCAAGGCGCTTAATAAG ATGAATAGAATTAACTTTAAAGTAAAGATTCGAGTTGTTGAGTTGTTGAGTGtctag